The following are encoded together in the Candidatus Methylomirabilis oxygeniifera genome:
- the speA gene encoding Arginine decarboxylase gives MIPERQYRTPLFDAMVNLAESRKVSFHTPGHKSGKGISTRFRKFVGPKIFTIDLTTLDEVDCLQRPVGVIKEAQELAAEAYGADHSFFLINGTTGGNHAMIVSTASPGDEILIARNAHKSILTGIILSGATPRFFLPAFDRELGMLLNVTVEEVGRTMAQYPKAKILSLTSPNYYGVTADLRAIVSMAKRRGILVLVDEAHGPHLHFHQALPTSALDAGADLCVQSTHKILGGMTQSSMLHLKGSDIDHSRVVKLLLLLQSTSPSYILMASLDLARMQMATEGEKLLGKAIDLARDARDRINRIPGLSCFGEPDLRGRDFFLDVTKLTICVKELGRSGFEVSATLNAEFGIQVEMADLFNILVIVSIGDRRDDLDRLVAALGIVAGRGTRPQDPRAIPFLLPPLGQQCHLPPRDAFFAPSEYLPLAKAEGRISADIITIYPPGVPVLVPGEEVGSSAIDYLRSLASYGARIDGVLELDEPQIRVLRD, from the coding sequence ATGATTCCAGAACGACAGTACAGAACTCCCCTCTTCGATGCGATGGTCAACCTCGCGGAGAGTCGCAAGGTTTCTTTCCACACTCCAGGGCATAAGAGCGGCAAGGGTATCTCGACTCGCTTCCGAAAGTTCGTCGGTCCCAAGATCTTTACGATCGACTTGACAACGCTTGACGAGGTCGATTGCCTGCAGCGGCCGGTGGGGGTCATCAAGGAGGCCCAGGAACTGGCCGCCGAGGCGTACGGGGCCGACCATTCCTTCTTTCTGATCAACGGAACCACCGGCGGCAATCATGCGATGATCGTGTCGACCGCCAGCCCTGGAGACGAGATCCTGATCGCGAGGAATGCGCATAAATCGATTCTGACCGGGATCATCCTGAGCGGCGCGACACCGCGGTTCTTCCTGCCGGCCTTCGACCGGGAGTTAGGCATGCTGTTAAACGTGACGGTCGAAGAGGTCGGACGCACCATGGCGCAGTATCCGAAGGCCAAGATCCTGTCCCTGACCAGCCCCAATTACTACGGCGTGACAGCCGACCTGCGCGCGATCGTTTCCATGGCGAAGCGTCGAGGGATCCTGGTGCTGGTAGATGAGGCCCACGGTCCCCATCTCCATTTTCACCAGGCGCTGCCCACGTCGGCGCTCGATGCCGGAGCCGATCTGTGTGTTCAGTCCACCCATAAGATCCTGGGAGGGATGACTCAATCCTCCATGCTGCATCTGAAGGGTTCGGATATCGATCACTCCAGAGTTGTAAAGCTGCTGCTGCTCCTGCAAAGCACCAGCCCTTCGTATATTCTGATGGCGTCGTTGGATCTGGCTAGAATGCAGATGGCGACCGAAGGGGAGAAACTCTTAGGCAAAGCCATCGATCTGGCGAGAGACGCGCGAGATCGCATCAATCGGATTCCCGGTCTATCCTGCTTCGGTGAGCCCGATCTGCGCGGTCGTGATTTCTTCCTGGATGTGACGAAACTCACCATTTGCGTGAAGGAGCTTGGTCGCAGCGGCTTTGAGGTCTCCGCCACCCTGAACGCCGAGTTCGGTATTCAGGTGGAGATGGCCGATCTGTTCAATATTCTGGTGATCGTCAGTATCGGAGACAGAAGGGACGACCTAGATCGACTGGTCGCGGCACTGGGTATCGTGGCCGGGCGCGGTACCCGGCCTCAAGACCCGCGAGCCATCCCGTTCCTGCTTCCGCCCCTGGGTCAGCAGTGCCATCTGCCGCCACGGGATGCCTTCTTCGCCCCTTCAGAGTATCTGCCGCTTGCGAAAGCGGAGGGGCGTATCAGTGCCGATATTATCACCATTTACCCGCCTGGAGTGCCCGTCCTTGTGCCCGGCGAAGAGGTCGGGTCTTCGGCGATCGACTACCTGCGCTCACTCGCTTCTTATGGCGCAAGAATTGACGGGGTCCTGGAGTTGGATGAGCCGCAGATTCGCGTTCTGCGCGATTAA
- the secD gene encoding Protein-export membrane protein secD (Evidence 2b : Function of strongly homologous gene; PubMedId : 9175857; Product type t : transporter), producing the protein MIAGYYLFPTLSGRSSLPSLLPPLLPRAERLNLGLDLQGGMHLVLEVVAEKAVENTIDRLIAELRRETDKANILVEQMTREGIDRIRIKLQATEGLEGVRRILKNYSNLQESGGSGPTELILSLASGEMKRMQESAVRQSLETIRNRIDQFGVAEPHIVQEGDRRIVVQLPGIKEPQRAINLIGKTALLEFKLVAEDANLAEAVAGRISENDQLLYLRSTDEQQKMNKVPIVVQKRAVLTGDLLTSAQVQIDSQTNQPVVSIEFDQEGTRLFGEATAANVGRRLAIVLDDTIYSAPVIREKIPGGKAQISGSFTMEDARDLAIVLRAGALPAPVNIISNLTVGPSLGLDSIQKGVQAAILGGALVIAFMAIYYKLSGVIANLALVLNLIWLVGALASLRATLTLPGIAGIILGIGMAVDSNVLILERIREELRSGKPVRSAIEGGYDKAFLTIIDSHVTTLITACALFLFGTGPVKGFAVTLSLGVIFNLVTALTGTRVVYDWMTQRWNLKTLSI; encoded by the coding sequence GTGATAGCCGGCTACTATCTGTTTCCCACGCTATCCGGCCGATCGTCACTCCCCTCGCTATTGCCGCCGTTACTACCGCGCGCTGAGCGACTCAATCTTGGACTCGACCTCCAAGGGGGGATGCACCTAGTTCTGGAGGTGGTTGCCGAGAAGGCCGTGGAAAATACTATTGATCGATTGATCGCCGAACTGCGTCGGGAAACCGACAAGGCAAATATCCTTGTTGAACAGATGACTCGCGAGGGGATCGACCGGATCAGGATCAAGCTTCAGGCGACAGAAGGCCTGGAAGGCGTACGCCGTATCCTCAAAAACTACAGTAACCTGCAAGAGTCCGGCGGCTCCGGCCCGACAGAGCTGATTCTGAGTCTCGCTTCCGGTGAAATGAAGCGGATGCAGGAATCTGCTGTCCGGCAAAGTCTGGAAACCATCCGAAATCGTATTGATCAGTTCGGGGTGGCCGAACCTCACATTGTACAGGAAGGAGACCGGCGGATCGTGGTCCAGCTCCCCGGCATTAAGGAGCCGCAGCGGGCCATCAATCTGATCGGCAAGACCGCCCTCCTGGAGTTTAAACTGGTGGCAGAAGATGCCAATCTTGCCGAAGCAGTGGCGGGAAGGATCTCGGAGAACGACCAGCTTCTCTATCTACGCAGTACGGACGAGCAGCAAAAGATGAACAAGGTTCCCATTGTTGTGCAGAAGCGGGCCGTTCTGACCGGTGATCTGCTCACCTCAGCCCAGGTACAGATCGACAGCCAAACCAACCAGCCGGTGGTCTCCATAGAGTTTGATCAAGAAGGTACGAGACTTTTCGGCGAGGCGACAGCAGCCAATGTGGGCCGACGTCTGGCCATCGTCCTGGATGACACGATCTACTCGGCCCCGGTCATCCGGGAAAAAATTCCGGGCGGCAAAGCCCAGATATCCGGAAGCTTCACCATGGAGGATGCCAGGGATCTGGCGATCGTGTTACGGGCCGGCGCGCTTCCCGCGCCCGTCAACATCATTTCAAATCTAACGGTTGGCCCGTCGCTTGGTCTGGACTCTATTCAAAAAGGTGTACAGGCTGCTATTCTGGGCGGCGCTCTCGTTATTGCCTTTATGGCCATCTACTACAAGCTGTCCGGGGTGATCGCCAACCTTGCGCTGGTTTTGAACCTCATCTGGCTGGTGGGGGCGTTGGCTAGTCTCAGGGCTACGCTGACGTTACCCGGCATTGCCGGCATTATCCTCGGGATCGGGATGGCGGTAGACTCGAATGTATTGATCTTGGAACGGATTCGCGAAGAGCTCCGATCGGGAAAGCCGGTCCGGTCGGCTATTGAGGGGGGCTACGATAAAGCATTCCTCACGATTATCGACTCCCACGTCACGACGCTGATTACCGCGTGTGCGTTGTTTTTATTCGGGACAGGACCGGTGAAAGGGTTTGCGGTCACACTGAGCCTGGGGGTGATCTTCAACCTGGTGACGGCCTTGACGGGAACCAGGGTAGTGTACGATTGGATGACCCAACGATGGAACTTAAAAACACTCAGCATCTAA
- the secF gene encoding Protein-export membrane protein secF (Evidence 2b : Function of strongly homologous gene; PubMedId : 15919996, 2170107; Product type t : transporter) codes for MIEILGKTQIDFVAWRRIAFAVSSVLCLLGVISIIQIGRGAANLGIDFAGGTSVQLKFNKPVELGQVRALLAENGLRDSEPQQFAEGDRIMVRLKRAEDSRVGMAQRVQDIFVKALPDNPFVVEGTNEVGPAIGKDLQKAALWAIAISMLGIIAYIAWRFEFKFGVAAAIATLHDVLAVLGLFMILNREITLLIITALLTLAGYSLTDTVVVFDRIRENLRDRRKESLGEIINQSINEVLSRTTVTSLTVLLVLLALFLLGGEVLHDFSLALIAGVCVGTYSSWFVASPIVYEWRIREHARVKTPVKAKAKG; via the coding sequence GTGATTGAGATTCTCGGCAAAACACAGATCGATTTCGTCGCCTGGCGGAGGATTGCGTTTGCGGTGTCGTCCGTCCTGTGCCTCCTCGGAGTTATTTCGATCATTCAGATCGGCCGCGGCGCAGCGAATCTCGGAATCGACTTTGCCGGCGGCACCTCTGTTCAACTGAAGTTCAACAAGCCGGTAGAGCTTGGCCAGGTTAGAGCGTTGCTGGCGGAGAACGGTCTGAGGGACAGCGAGCCCCAGCAGTTCGCCGAAGGGGACCGCATCATGGTCCGCTTGAAGCGAGCGGAGGATAGTCGGGTCGGTATGGCCCAGCGGGTGCAGGACATCTTTGTCAAAGCGTTGCCTGACAATCCATTCGTTGTAGAGGGGACGAATGAGGTTGGGCCGGCCATTGGGAAGGATCTCCAAAAAGCCGCCTTGTGGGCGATCGCCATTTCCATGCTCGGCATCATCGCCTATATCGCCTGGCGCTTCGAGTTCAAGTTCGGGGTGGCTGCGGCCATCGCCACCCTCCATGATGTATTAGCTGTTCTAGGGTTGTTCATGATATTGAATCGGGAGATTACCCTCCTGATCATCACTGCGTTGCTTACTCTTGCCGGCTATTCACTGACCGACACGGTGGTCGTCTTCGACCGGATCAGGGAGAATCTTCGAGACCGACGAAAAGAATCGCTGGGAGAGATCATCAATCAGAGCATCAATGAGGTATTGAGCCGGACGACCGTGACGTCGCTGACGGTCCTCCTGGTTTTACTGGCCCTCTTTCTGTTGGGCGGAGAGGTACTCCACGATTTCTCTCTCGCGCTGATTGCCGGTGTCTGTGTCGGCACCTACTCTTCCTGGTTTGTGGCATCTCCCATTGTCTATGAGTGGCGTATACGGGAGCATGCCAGAGTGAAAACTCCCGTCAAGGCCAAAGCCAAGGGATAA
- the gmhA gene encoding Phosphoheptose isomerase (Sedoheptulose 7-phosphate isomerase), giving the protein MSTGPATGESGNEDPERFFSLESGARNMEPGTSHSHREMAEAIFRESAGLQLAFLEGHLDLVARAATAIAGALRAGRKVLIFGNGGSAADAQHFAGELVNRFLLDRPALPAVALTTDGSILTSISNDRGYAQIFARQVEALGSAGDVAIGISTSGRSPSVVGGIETAGKLQLCTVAFTGGDGGKLAGLADYAFVVPSRSTPRIQEVHATLGHALCQLVEAELFGV; this is encoded by the coding sequence GTGAGTACCGGGCCTGCGACTGGTGAAAGTGGCAATGAAGATCCGGAGCGGTTTTTCAGCCTGGAATCTGGAGCGCGGAATATGGAACCTGGAACCTCTCATTCGCATCGGGAGATGGCCGAGGCCATATTCCGTGAGAGCGCCGGGCTTCAGCTCGCCTTTCTGGAAGGCCACCTGGACTTGGTGGCCAGGGCTGCCACAGCCATCGCGGGAGCCCTGCGGGCCGGACGGAAGGTGTTGATCTTCGGCAATGGTGGGAGCGCGGCTGATGCCCAGCATTTTGCGGGCGAGTTGGTAAACCGATTCCTGCTGGACCGACCGGCGCTGCCCGCCGTCGCGCTGACCACCGACGGCTCGATTCTTACAAGTATCAGCAACGATCGGGGCTATGCTCAGATCTTTGCCCGTCAGGTTGAAGCGTTGGGTTCAGCCGGCGATGTGGCCATCGGGATCAGTACGAGCGGCCGGTCCCCCAGTGTCGTGGGTGGGATTGAAACGGCTGGCAAGTTGCAACTCTGCACCGTTGCGTTCACCGGTGGGGATGGGGGAAAGCTTGCCGGGTTGGCAGACTATGCATTCGTGGTTCCCTCTCGATCAACACCCAGGATTCAGGAGGTCCACGCAACGCTCGGTCATGCTCTCTGTCAACTGGTTGAGGCTGAACTGTTCGGCGTGTAG
- a CDS encoding putative Serine-type D-Ala-D-Ala carboxypeptidase (Evidence 3 : Function proposed based on presence of conserved amino acid motif, structural feature or limited homology; Product type pe : putative enzyme) produces MKSGKTWIALVTLSALLATAMPALARSPRPARSREDLTLPSTSRLSVQDTQANRAQIDRPLDVPVSTRQTARWGVPSDLNWFVNDPEALSASSALLMDADTGAILFARHHMERRSPASTTKIMTALLILEEGQLDDKVLISERAAAVSGTGLGLRRGQRVVLRDLLWAILLKSANDAALAAAEHVGGSEEQFVARMNAKAASLGMQGTQFSNPHGLDHQDHYSTAFDLAILARQALRNPTFARMVQTREAQVAILTGRNGSVVKRRVIRTHNQLLGQFSGADGVKTGYTSLAGRCLVASATRGDHQLIAVLLNDSRRWVEAAALLEYGFAALGGRVSSVGVSNGGSVDMLKGEGG; encoded by the coding sequence GTGAAAAGCGGCAAGACGTGGATCGCTCTCGTTACACTGAGTGCCCTCTTGGCCACCGCTATGCCGGCCTTGGCGAGGTCTCCGCGTCCCGCGAGGAGTCGGGAAGATCTCACCCTCCCATCGACATCCCGACTCTCCGTGCAGGACACGCAGGCAAATCGCGCGCAGATAGATCGCCCGTTAGACGTGCCCGTGTCGACACGACAGACAGCTCGCTGGGGTGTTCCATCTGATCTCAACTGGTTTGTGAACGATCCTGAGGCGCTAAGCGCATCGTCAGCGCTGTTGATGGATGCCGATACAGGCGCGATACTGTTTGCCAGGCATCATATGGAGCGGCGCTCTCCGGCCAGCACGACAAAGATCATGACGGCGCTTCTCATTCTGGAGGAAGGGCAACTCGACGACAAAGTGCTGATCAGTGAGCGGGCGGCCGCCGTGTCGGGAACCGGATTGGGACTGAGGCGCGGCCAGCGGGTTGTGCTTAGAGACCTGTTGTGGGCGATCCTGCTCAAATCCGCGAATGATGCCGCGTTGGCGGCAGCCGAGCACGTCGGAGGAAGCGAAGAGCAATTTGTTGCCCGAATGAATGCGAAGGCGGCTTCTCTTGGAATGCAGGGAACGCAGTTCAGCAATCCTCACGGACTGGACCACCAGGACCACTACTCGACCGCCTTCGACCTGGCGATCCTTGCCCGTCAGGCCCTGCGTAATCCGACATTCGCCCGTATGGTGCAAACCCGTGAAGCTCAAGTCGCTATCCTGACGGGGCGGAACGGAAGCGTCGTGAAGCGGAGGGTGATCCGAACTCACAATCAGCTTCTCGGACAGTTCTCCGGTGCGGATGGCGTCAAGACCGGGTACACCTCGCTGGCAGGTCGCTGCCTTGTGGCGTCAGCGACGCGTGGCGACCATCAACTGATCGCTGTGCTCCTCAACGACTCTCGGCGGTGGGTTGAGGCCGCAGCGCTGCTGGAATACGGTTTCGCCGCTCTTGGCGGGCGGGTGTCCAGCGTTGGGGTTTCCAATGGGGGCTCCGTCGATATGCTAAAAGGCGAGGGGGGCTGA
- the DprA gene encoding DNA processing chain A (DprA/Smf) (Evidence 2b : Function of strongly homologous gene; PubMedId : 7768823; Product type f : factor), with translation MTSTDRCLAEQDAWLALALIPEVGSATFYRLREALGSVEAVLRANKEALAQVPGISRQVAQAIASFPWRDTLDRELRVIETRGLGLRRFGEEGYPELLAAIHSPPPVLYLRGTMRSEDRTAVAIVGSRTASPYGAEIAERISGELAQRGVTIVSGMARGIDAAAHRGALRVGGRTLAVLGCGLGVTYPPEHAELADQIAVQGAVISEFSIFTPPKPSHFPRRNRIISGLARGVVVIEAGLDSGALITANYALEQGRDVFAVPGQVTSRLSRGCHQLIKAGAKLTEGWEDIWEDVELQVAPSAQTMLDLTAARSPLEPQEVLIIDTLEAGPMQIDDLIARTQLPAGQMASLLLSLMLKGLIEELPGKSFAKRIRPTKGRV, from the coding sequence ATGACCAGTACCGACAGATGCCTTGCCGAGCAAGATGCCTGGCTGGCGCTCGCTCTGATTCCAGAGGTTGGCTCAGCGACGTTTTATCGCCTGAGGGAGGCGCTTGGTTCAGTGGAGGCCGTACTCAGAGCAAACAAAGAGGCGCTCGCGCAGGTTCCAGGTATCAGTCGACAGGTTGCGCAAGCCATTGCCTCCTTTCCGTGGCGGGATACCCTTGATCGGGAACTGCGAGTCATCGAGACGAGAGGTCTTGGTCTGAGACGGTTTGGTGAGGAGGGATATCCCGAGCTGCTGGCGGCCATCCATTCCCCCCCGCCGGTCCTCTATCTGCGAGGTACGATGAGATCGGAGGATCGGACGGCTGTGGCCATTGTCGGTTCCCGAACGGCGAGTCCGTATGGCGCCGAGATAGCTGAGCGGATCAGCGGGGAACTCGCGCAGCGCGGGGTGACAATTGTCAGCGGAATGGCCCGCGGGATTGATGCGGCAGCGCATCGAGGGGCACTGCGAGTCGGCGGCCGGACCCTCGCCGTGCTGGGGTGCGGATTAGGGGTGACCTACCCCCCGGAGCACGCAGAGCTCGCCGACCAGATTGCGGTACAGGGCGCCGTGATCAGTGAGTTCTCAATCTTTACGCCGCCAAAGCCGAGCCACTTCCCGCGGCGTAACCGGATCATCAGCGGCCTGGCGCGCGGTGTCGTTGTGATTGAAGCCGGGCTTGACAGCGGGGCATTGATTACCGCAAATTACGCGCTTGAACAGGGACGCGACGTCTTCGCGGTTCCCGGGCAGGTAACATCGCGCCTCAGTCGCGGGTGCCACCAGCTTATCAAAGCAGGCGCGAAACTGACGGAGGGCTGGGAGGATATCTGGGAGGACGTTGAGCTACAGGTGGCTCCTAGCGCGCAGACCATGCTGGATCTGACCGCCGCGAGGAGTCCGCTTGAGCCGCAAGAGGTGCTGATTATCGATACCCTTGAGGCCGGACCGATGCAGATTGATGACCTGATCGCCCGGACTCAGCTTCCGGCAGGACAGATGGCCTCACTGCTGCTATCATTGATGCTCAAGGGCCTGATTGAGGAGCTACCCGGCAAAAGTTTTGCGAAACGAATTCGACCGACGAAAGGCAGGGTATAG